One window of Ictalurus punctatus breed USDA103 chromosome 22, Coco_2.0, whole genome shotgun sequence genomic DNA carries:
- the parp8 gene encoding protein mono-ADP-ribosyltransferase PARP8 isoform X1 — translation MCSRQERIQKDVDIVIQRCQAEKDCLFSDFLFTDATFTFTYSKGSKSVSYSVHVSDDYPDNTYVSNSENNDDVLVTRDPIPVIFHRIATEIRTANDDSCFSIKSKLQIDKNPYHYTVEEDSEGDNDSEEFYYGGQQVNYDGELHKHPQLEADLVAVRELYGHHAVSLREYGAIDDVDIDLHIDVSFLDEEIALAWDVIRTEPVIVRLHCSLTQYLNGPVPTVDVFQVSTKDRFGLGHQLKKIMQTFVTQQWKHQTKDKLNCPHSKKQTDKKVKSPLHIFSTLRRSPSYPPPGCTKNKKKLKHEQDGVSKSHRLLRRTCSSAVKPEVDGCAGKPRKLLGPSLSEQTPGLKPPQNLLPRPEESVMSRSHRLLPRSGEPRCERSTGSDSNSVLKHHRLLHRTDELDGLKHQHRLLSRSCSSSAKMTKSEPLKEPSGDSRRLSLSSGLIGILAPALSPAPPPNNGAKSIPVRDHGFLIQTMEYAEQRIPVLNEFCVVCDEPHVFQNGPMLRPTVCERELCVFAFQTLGVMNEAADEIATGAQVVDLLVSMCRSALESPRKVVIFEPYPSVVDPSDSQSLAFNPRKKDYDRVMRALDSLTSIREMTQASYLEIKKQMDRIDPLAHPLLQWVISSNRSHIVKLPVTRQLKFMHTPHQFLLLSSPPAKESNFRAAKGHFGSTFAFHGSHIENWHSILRNGLVVASKTKLQLHGAIYGNGIYLSPLSSISFGYSGMNKKQQKVASKDETATNKTSIHLQSQKKGQQPQFLQSRNLKCIALCEVITSPHLHKHGDIWVVPNTDHVCTRFFFVYEDGQVGDTNINTQDPSIHREILRVIGNQTATG, via the exons TGTGTCCTACTCTGTACATGTCTCTGATGATTATCCAG ACAACACATACGTCTCAAACTCTGAAAACAACGATGATGTATTAGTCACAAGAGATCCAATACCAGTTATTTTCCATAGAATTGCAACAG AGATAAGGACAGCTAACGATGACAGCTGTTTTTCCATCAAGTCAAAGCTTCAGATTGACAAAAACCCG TACCATTACACCGTAGAAGAGGATTCAGAAGGAGATAATGACTCTGAAGAGTTCTACTATGGTGGTCAG CAGGTGAATTATGATGGGGAACTTCACAAACACCCACAGCTGGAGGCTGACCTGGTAGCCGTGAGGGAGTTATATGGCCATCATGCAGTATCTCTCAG GGAATATGGTGCAATTGATGATGTAGACATTGATCTACACATTGATGTCAGTTTCCTCGAT GAGGAAATTGCCCTTGCCTGGGATGTGATCAGGACCGAACCTGTTATTGTACGTCTTCACTGCTCACTTACGCAGTATCTAAATGGACCAG TTCCCACCGTTGACGTATTTCAAGTGTCCACAAAAGACAGGTTCGGCCTGGGACATCAACTGAAAaa GATAATGCAGACCTTTGTCACACAGCAGTGGAAGCATCAAACTAAAGACAAGCTTAACTGCCCACATAGCAAAAAACAGACGGATAAGAAGGTGAAGTCTCCGCTGCACATCTTCTCAACCCTCCGCAG GTCCCCCAGCTATCCCCCTCCCGGCTgcacaaagaacaaaaagaaactCAAGCACGAGCAGGATGGTGTGTCCAAATCGCATCGCCTCTTGCGCCGTACTTGTTCGAGCGCAGTGAAGCCCGAGGTGGACGGCTGTGCCGGAAAGCCACGCAAACTCCTGGGCCCTTCACTGTCAGAGCAGACGCCTGGCCTCAAACCACCTCAGAATCTCTTGCCAAGGCCTGAAGAAAGCGTGATGTCACGGTCTCACAGACTCCTGCCACGCTCTGGTGAGCCTCGGTGTGAACGTAGCACAGGCAGCGACAGTAATAGCGTTCTGAAGCATCACCGGCTCCTTCACCGCACCGATGAGCTGGACGGTCTCAAACACCAACACCGGCTCCTCAGCAGGTCCTGCTCCAGCAGTGCCAAGATGACCAAAAGCGAGCCGCTCAAGGAGCCGTCTGGAGATAGCCGTCGCCTCTCGCTCTCCTCAGGACTCATAGGCATCCTGGCCCCGGCACTCTCTCCCGCACCACCG CCAAACAACGGAGCCAAGTCTATTCCAGTCAGAGACCATGGCTTTCTCATCCAG ACAATGGAGTACGCAGAGCAGAGGATCCCAGTCCTGAACGAATTCTGTGTGGTCTGTGATGAACCTCATGTGTTTCAAAATGGACCAATGCTCAGG CccacagtgtgtgagagagagttgtgTGTCTTTGCCTTCCAAACCCTAGGAGTCATGAATGAGGCTGCTGATGAGATCGCCACAGGTGCCCAG GTTGTTGACTTGCTGGTCTCCATGTGTCGCTCTGCATTGGAATCACCGAGAAAAGTAGTCATTTTTGAGCCATATCCCTCAGTGGTAGATCCCAGTGACTCACAGTCCTTGGCCTTCAACCCAAGG AAAAAAGACTATGATCGGGTAATGAGAGCTCTTGATAGCCTCACGTCTATCAGAGAAATGACCCAG GCATCATATTTGGAGATAAAGAAGCAGATGGACAGAATTGACCCCCTGGCTCACCCTCTATTGCAATG GGTGATATCCAGTAACAGGTCTCACATAGTGAAGCTACCAGTGACCAGA CAACTAAAATTTATGCACACCCCACACCAGTTCCTCTTACTCAGCAGCCCACCGGCCAAAGAATCCAACTTTAGAGCTGCCAAAGGCCACTTTGGGAGTACCTTCGCTTTCCA TGGATCACACATAGAGAACTGGCACTCCATTTTGAGGAATGGTTTGGTTGTGGCCTCCAAGACAAAACTCCAG CTCCATGGCGCCATCTATGGGAATGGAATTTATCTCAGCCCACTGTCAAGCATATCCTTTGGTTACTCAG GgatgaacaaaaaacagcagAAAGTTGCGTCAAAAGACGAAACTGCTACGAACAAGACCAGTATTCATCTGCAG TCACAGAAAAAAGGTCAGCAGCCACAGTTTCTGCAGAGTCGCAATCTGAAATGCATAGCCTTATGTGAAG TTATTACTTCGCCGCACCTTCACAAGCATGGCGACATCTGGGTAGTCCCAAACACTGATCATGTCTGCACACGATTTTTCTTTGT CTATGAGGATGGACAGGTGGGCGACACAAACATCAACACGCAAGACCCCAGCATCCATCGAGAGATCTTACGAGTCATCGGCAACCAAACAGCCACAGGATGA
- the parp8 gene encoding protein mono-ADP-ribosyltransferase PARP8 isoform X2, whose protein sequence is MCSRQERIQKDVDIVIQRCQAEKDCLFSDFLFTDATFTFTYSKGSKSVSYSVHVSDDYPDNTYVSNSENNDDVLVTRDPIPVIFHRIATEIRTANDDSCFSIKSKLQIDKNPYHYTVEEDSEGDNDSEEFYYGGQVNYDGELHKHPQLEADLVAVRELYGHHAVSLREYGAIDDVDIDLHIDVSFLDEEIALAWDVIRTEPVIVRLHCSLTQYLNGPVPTVDVFQVSTKDRFGLGHQLKKIMQTFVTQQWKHQTKDKLNCPHSKKQTDKKVKSPLHIFSTLRRSPSYPPPGCTKNKKKLKHEQDGVSKSHRLLRRTCSSAVKPEVDGCAGKPRKLLGPSLSEQTPGLKPPQNLLPRPEESVMSRSHRLLPRSGEPRCERSTGSDSNSVLKHHRLLHRTDELDGLKHQHRLLSRSCSSSAKMTKSEPLKEPSGDSRRLSLSSGLIGILAPALSPAPPPNNGAKSIPVRDHGFLIQTMEYAEQRIPVLNEFCVVCDEPHVFQNGPMLRPTVCERELCVFAFQTLGVMNEAADEIATGAQVVDLLVSMCRSALESPRKVVIFEPYPSVVDPSDSQSLAFNPRKKDYDRVMRALDSLTSIREMTQASYLEIKKQMDRIDPLAHPLLQWVISSNRSHIVKLPVTRQLKFMHTPHQFLLLSSPPAKESNFRAAKGHFGSTFAFHGSHIENWHSILRNGLVVASKTKLQLHGAIYGNGIYLSPLSSISFGYSGMNKKQQKVASKDETATNKTSIHLQSQKKGQQPQFLQSRNLKCIALCEVITSPHLHKHGDIWVVPNTDHVCTRFFFVYEDGQVGDTNINTQDPSIHREILRVIGNQTATG, encoded by the exons TGTGTCCTACTCTGTACATGTCTCTGATGATTATCCAG ACAACACATACGTCTCAAACTCTGAAAACAACGATGATGTATTAGTCACAAGAGATCCAATACCAGTTATTTTCCATAGAATTGCAACAG AGATAAGGACAGCTAACGATGACAGCTGTTTTTCCATCAAGTCAAAGCTTCAGATTGACAAAAACCCG TACCATTACACCGTAGAAGAGGATTCAGAAGGAGATAATGACTCTGAAGAGTTCTACTATGGTGGTCAG GTGAATTATGATGGGGAACTTCACAAACACCCACAGCTGGAGGCTGACCTGGTAGCCGTGAGGGAGTTATATGGCCATCATGCAGTATCTCTCAG GGAATATGGTGCAATTGATGATGTAGACATTGATCTACACATTGATGTCAGTTTCCTCGAT GAGGAAATTGCCCTTGCCTGGGATGTGATCAGGACCGAACCTGTTATTGTACGTCTTCACTGCTCACTTACGCAGTATCTAAATGGACCAG TTCCCACCGTTGACGTATTTCAAGTGTCCACAAAAGACAGGTTCGGCCTGGGACATCAACTGAAAaa GATAATGCAGACCTTTGTCACACAGCAGTGGAAGCATCAAACTAAAGACAAGCTTAACTGCCCACATAGCAAAAAACAGACGGATAAGAAGGTGAAGTCTCCGCTGCACATCTTCTCAACCCTCCGCAG GTCCCCCAGCTATCCCCCTCCCGGCTgcacaaagaacaaaaagaaactCAAGCACGAGCAGGATGGTGTGTCCAAATCGCATCGCCTCTTGCGCCGTACTTGTTCGAGCGCAGTGAAGCCCGAGGTGGACGGCTGTGCCGGAAAGCCACGCAAACTCCTGGGCCCTTCACTGTCAGAGCAGACGCCTGGCCTCAAACCACCTCAGAATCTCTTGCCAAGGCCTGAAGAAAGCGTGATGTCACGGTCTCACAGACTCCTGCCACGCTCTGGTGAGCCTCGGTGTGAACGTAGCACAGGCAGCGACAGTAATAGCGTTCTGAAGCATCACCGGCTCCTTCACCGCACCGATGAGCTGGACGGTCTCAAACACCAACACCGGCTCCTCAGCAGGTCCTGCTCCAGCAGTGCCAAGATGACCAAAAGCGAGCCGCTCAAGGAGCCGTCTGGAGATAGCCGTCGCCTCTCGCTCTCCTCAGGACTCATAGGCATCCTGGCCCCGGCACTCTCTCCCGCACCACCG CCAAACAACGGAGCCAAGTCTATTCCAGTCAGAGACCATGGCTTTCTCATCCAG ACAATGGAGTACGCAGAGCAGAGGATCCCAGTCCTGAACGAATTCTGTGTGGTCTGTGATGAACCTCATGTGTTTCAAAATGGACCAATGCTCAGG CccacagtgtgtgagagagagttgtgTGTCTTTGCCTTCCAAACCCTAGGAGTCATGAATGAGGCTGCTGATGAGATCGCCACAGGTGCCCAG GTTGTTGACTTGCTGGTCTCCATGTGTCGCTCTGCATTGGAATCACCGAGAAAAGTAGTCATTTTTGAGCCATATCCCTCAGTGGTAGATCCCAGTGACTCACAGTCCTTGGCCTTCAACCCAAGG AAAAAAGACTATGATCGGGTAATGAGAGCTCTTGATAGCCTCACGTCTATCAGAGAAATGACCCAG GCATCATATTTGGAGATAAAGAAGCAGATGGACAGAATTGACCCCCTGGCTCACCCTCTATTGCAATG GGTGATATCCAGTAACAGGTCTCACATAGTGAAGCTACCAGTGACCAGA CAACTAAAATTTATGCACACCCCACACCAGTTCCTCTTACTCAGCAGCCCACCGGCCAAAGAATCCAACTTTAGAGCTGCCAAAGGCCACTTTGGGAGTACCTTCGCTTTCCA TGGATCACACATAGAGAACTGGCACTCCATTTTGAGGAATGGTTTGGTTGTGGCCTCCAAGACAAAACTCCAG CTCCATGGCGCCATCTATGGGAATGGAATTTATCTCAGCCCACTGTCAAGCATATCCTTTGGTTACTCAG GgatgaacaaaaaacagcagAAAGTTGCGTCAAAAGACGAAACTGCTACGAACAAGACCAGTATTCATCTGCAG TCACAGAAAAAAGGTCAGCAGCCACAGTTTCTGCAGAGTCGCAATCTGAAATGCATAGCCTTATGTGAAG TTATTACTTCGCCGCACCTTCACAAGCATGGCGACATCTGGGTAGTCCCAAACACTGATCATGTCTGCACACGATTTTTCTTTGT CTATGAGGATGGACAGGTGGGCGACACAAACATCAACACGCAAGACCCCAGCATCCATCGAGAGATCTTACGAGTCATCGGCAACCAAACAGCCACAGGATGA
- the si:dkey-3h3.3 gene encoding E3 ubiquitin-protein ligase DTX3L, protein MAESHLPEIFPKVTLLVDPETVDPSTVLKKPGIKTQQRGQLLEVDGTFEDIDSVFLEVSRKKRQIGQKERINVDEHTSSSMKSASSALVEPVEVDSVIMNYIEKKCSAELNKIIRPEVSMQVNMKQVTFHPRDTRHGTILAQHARERFVTFYQKIATELQSRSYNLDATQLQPLLANFPELLLGNGKGKTDEITLTGRFVSLEKFEEFIKSPAKRSSPRKINHTVDMSATASREKFENKSLDKEETCSICLEQMVKSKMKTLEKCKHSFCSDCLKRAFEIKPVCPTCGVIYGALKGTQPKGGSMKITYDELPLPGYEKYGTIIIQYIIPDGVQGDEHPNPGKPYQGAVRTAYLPDCTEGKKVLNLLKQAFDQRLTFTVGCSSTTGRNNVVTWNDIHHKTSYFGGPTAYGYPDPYYLKRVQEELKVKGIY, encoded by the exons ATGGCGGAATCACACTTACCAGAA ATATTTCCTAAAGTGACACTTCTCGTCGATCCAGAAACAGTTGACCCAAGTACAGTTCTTAAAAAGCCTGGCATAAAAACACAGCAAAGAGGTCAACTTTTAGAGGTCGATGGAACCTTTGAAGATATTGacagtgtgtttttggaagTGTCACGCAAGAAGAGACAAATAGGCCAAAAAGAGAGGATCAATGTAGATGAGCACACCTcatccagcatgaaatcagcTTCCAGTGCACTAGTTGAACCAGTTGAGGTCGACAGTGTAATTATGAattacattgaaaaaaaatgctCTGCAGAACTCAATAAAATTATACGACCTGAAGTAAGCATGCAAGTTAATATGAAACAGGTGACCTTTCACCCACGGGACACAAGACACGGAACAATCCTCGCTCAGCATGCAAGAGAACGCTTTGTAACTTTCTATCAGAAGATTGCTACGGAACTGCAGAGTAGATCGTATAATTTAGACGCAACCCAACTTCAGCCGTTGCTTGCAAATTTTCCAGAGCTTCTACTTGGGAATGGAAAAGGGAAAACAGATGAAATAACACTGACCGGGAGATTCGTTAGCCTTGAAAAGTTTGAGGAGTTCATTAAAAGCCCTGCTAAAAGGTCTTCTCCTAGAAAAATCAACCACACAGTGGACATGAGCGCCACAGCCTCCAGAGAGAAGTTCGAGAATAAAAGCCTAGACAAAGAGGAAACTTGTTCCATTTGCTTGGAACAAATGGTGAAATCAAAAATGAAGACTCTGGAGAAATGTAAGCACTCCTTCTGTAGTGACTGTTTAAAGAGGGCTTTTGAAATTAAACCTGTCTGTCCTACATGTGGAGTTATATACGGTGCACTAAAGGGAACGCAACCTAAAGGAGGCAGTATGAAAATCACATATGATGAGCTGCCTCTACCTGGTTATGAAAAGTATGGAACAATCATCATTCAATACATCATTCCAGATGGGGTACAGGGG gATGAACACCCAAATCCAGGCAAGCCCTACCAAGGTGCTGTACGCACGGCCTACTTGCCAGACTGCACAGAGGGAAAGAAAGTTCTTAATCTCCTTAAACAAGCATTTGACCAAAGGTTAACCTTCACAGTTGGATGCTCGTCAACCACTGGCAGGAACAACGTCGTTACCTGGAATGACATTCATCACAAGACATCCTACTTTGGTGGGCCTACTGC TTACGGTTACCCAGATCCCTACTATCTGAAACGGGTCCAAGAGGAGCTGAAAGTGAAAGGAATTTACTGA